Genomic window (Tetrapisispora phaffii CBS 4417 chromosome 15, complete genome):
tcatTGACACCAATAAGATGGAAATCTTCAATTTGATTATCAATAGGATTAACAATCAAGTATTGCAACGAATTAATGCAGTACCTATTGATCTATCAAAAATAACTCCTACTCAATATCTaggaattattaaaaaacacGCAGAGGATgcttttgaatttcatgAACAAATAAAGCAATTTTATTCATCTGAACGAGAAGAAGCCAAATCTAACTCTAAAAATCCAGAAACTCTTAGGCCTATTGTAAAAAAGGTACAGAGAAATCCAGTACAAACGAAAATATCCACAAAGaagaatcaattaaaatcagCTGTGGATACAGTAATTGATTCAGGATCTGGGATTAACTTCACCAATAAAAAGGgattaattttcaattatagAAAATTAACAACAATCCCTGAATATTCTGGTGTCGGATCTTCAAGCAATCTGCAGATCATTGGACAGGGGTCCTTAAGAGTTAGAATGGATAATAACggaaaatatcaatacaTTCCTGTTTACTACTGTCCAGATGAAGATGCAACAGTTCTGTCAGCCATTGGCCTTCGCAAAACACTTGGTTTTATAATTACCGAAGATTACAAAAATCTAAAGAATGACAGCATTAGTATTAAAATACATAACGTAGCCAATACTACCTGGATAAAGTCTAATGATTTACTATTATCTTCCAAAGATAATAGGACTTCGGAAAAATTAACGAAGGCGTCATCCATAAGATGGATTAAACCTTCGACAAGCTTAATATAAAACTGTGACTATACATGAAGCACATGAAAGATCAAATCATCTTCCTGTAGATGTCATAGTTCacaatattgaaaataatgctTTTTCAGATGTTAACAAAATCACTTAAAAAAATCAGAGCTGATCAATTTTTACTGTGAGCAATGTGCTCAAgcaaaaatgaaacagCATGATCATATCAAGGACTCCATGAATAAACACTACGAACAAATGCAACCAGGACAATCCTGGAGCTTAGATATTCGTGGTCCTTTAGGAAAGAACCTTGCAAAAGTTGATAACTACTTATTATTGATGGTAGATAATGTTTCAAGATTTTTACTAGTATCCACACATAcgaataaaaataaagaaaccaTTTCTCTgcaaatcaaaaataatatacagTACATCGAAAAGCAATATGATCGAATTGTAAAAGAGCTTATTGTTGATAGAGGATCTGAATTTACTAATGATTCTCTAAAAACATATGTATCGGAGAAAGGTATTAAATTAATGCTTACCGATACAAACGACCATGCTTCCAACGCTCGTGCAGAAAGATTCATTGGTATTATGAACAATGATATTAGAACATTAATGCATAACAGTGATCTTCCTTGGGCACTCTGGAAATATGCAGCTCTTGCAGCTGCTAGAATCAGGAATTTGTTCATGACTAAGAAGTTAAATTGTAGTCCAATGACCACATTATCAGGAAAGAATGAACAAATTCGATTTAATTCCTTCTTACCGTTCGGTGCGCATGCGTTCGtaaaaaatcaaacaaACAACAAGTTAACCAATCAAGGTATACCAGCCATAACCTTGTGTAAGGATCCAAATTCCTTTGGTTACTTGTTCTATCTACCACAAACTCGAAAAGTCATTAGTACTATGAGTTATATATTGGCTAATTCTGAAGTAAACGGTGATTTCATAGATCCAAATAAGGTCTTAAGTGAAATCGTTCCTGATAACGATGACACAAATGAAGTCACATCAGAAGATGCTCTTGAAATTGAGGCTGAACCCAGTAATGCTGATGACATTACTATTATCAAGGGATTGAAAATGACACTCAGTATAAAATTCCGCCCAATATTCAAGAAGACACTGTCTATGGTCTGGATactataaatattcatgACAACCAAAAGGTTTCTGACCACACTCGCTCGTCGACCGCCGATGAGGAGGTCAAAGAACCTACATTGGAACAGGACACCTACGAATACTTCAGACAACCATTCTGTCCACGAAGCTCATATGTCTACTTTACCAAAGGACACTGCTACTGCAACTTCacatattgatattttgcCAGACAGTGTCGCAGAAAGTGAGCCCGTTAAAAATGTCTCTGATCAAGAGCTGCTGTTAATCAACCGTTTCGATAATAAGAATTCGGACAAGTTTCCCAGCACCGAAGCCATGAAACAGAGAAGGACAAAGCTGTTTCTCAAAGAATTTGCTTCAATCACTAGACGTCCATTAAAGTCTCGGAAACGTGAACTTACCACCTTGGATCTTGAGGAATTTGAAGCAGCGGAGGaacagaagaaaaaaatcaagTTACGTTCTGTACAAGCagtcaataaaattagaactttatattttaagacTGCTATCACCAATAATACAGACGTTCGAGAACGAAAACTCTTTTCGGAAGCATTTGAGAAAGAACTACAAAATCTTTTGAAGATGCAAGTTTTTGACACATCAATCTCCATTCCTAGAAATCAAGTCCCAGCTAACCGAATTATACCTCTTCAGACTATATTTACGGTGAAGCGTGATGGGACTCATAAAGCTCGTATTGTTTGCCGAGGGGACAAACAAACGGAAGCCACCTACAGTAACTATCATACagatcttcttcaaattgatactttgaaattgttcCTGATGATAGCCAATAACCGTAAGATGTGGATACAGACTTTAGATATAAATCATGCATTTTTGTATGCTGATTTACGGGAGGAGATATATGTTCCACTTCCACACGATAGGAGATTTGTGACACCGTTAAAAAAGGCACTTTACGGTTTAAAACAAAGTCCTAAGGAATGGAATGAGCATCTAAAAAAATTCCTGAACAGTATTGATCTGGATGACTCCAGACATACGCCAGGTATATTCAGAAATCACGATTATAGCATCATGATAGCTGTATATGTAGATGACTGTGTCATAGCTGCTAAAAGTCAGGAACTTCTAGACGAGTTTGGTTCCACCTTAAGAAACAGATTTGAGcttaaaattattggaaaaaTGAATCAAGGCATTCTACGTACAGATGTACTAGGAATGGACcttgattataatattgatgaaggTAAAATCAGCCTATCATTGCAATCTTACATTGAAagtattgaaaatgattgGCTTGATAAAATTAGTCATATTAAAACTACTTCTATTCCACATGTTTCATCCTATGAACACAACATCAAAAACATTGATTCTATGGACACTAAAACAAGATCTAAAAAGATCAATGAACTGCAGAAGATAAATGGCGTGATTAACTATATTAGATCTAGATGTAGATATGATATAGAGTTCGCTGCCAATAAACTGGCCAGGAGTGTGAACTTTCCAGCAGACAACGTTTTTTACATGGCTGATAAACTTATGAACTATATTTTCCAAACTAAGTCAGAAAAAATTGTGTTCACAAGAGAAACCACTGATAACCCGGCCATAACTCTGCTATCTGATGCCTCACTGGGTACGGAACATGACATGAAGTCCAGAATGGGCATAATGTTATGGTATGGAGAGAACCTCTACAAAGTCATTTCAAGAGCCTCCTCAGCTGTCAGAAACTCATCTACTGAAGCTGAACTGGACGCTATCTATGAAGGATCTAAAGAGGCATATTATCTAAAAAAGATTTTAGAAGAAATGAACCTACAAAAAGATCCAACTGTCATTTCCATTACAGACAGCAAACCTAGTATTCAATATCTAAAGAACAATTATAACTCCAACAGAAGAGATAGATTCCTGGATTTGAAACTAGCTAAACTCGAAGAACGGATACGAGCAGATGACttactaatatataaaattgctGGCACTGATAACATTGCTGATGTTTTAACCAAACCGGTTAGTTGTGAAGACTTTAAGAAACTAAGATCTTCGATGCAAAACAAACTGACTCCCAAAGATATTCTTACGATAACTGACCCAGGAGAATTTCATAGTCCATCAAGTTCTATATCGACAATCAGttaaaaagattattgaaatatgtcTTTACGGGGGtgtgtcagaattattgtagtgtatgtgacagaactaagtgtttatgacactttgagtccagaactaatagatcacttactaatggaaagaaggtctagaacaatcttccaagtggttggtgaaaatttctcactacaatgtaaatggctacgcgataaacacagatgtacaatacagcactaaagatcttaggaggatgaatgaacatgtgtacgtgttcattcaactgtcagttcaactcatatataaggaggacttctaactctatatagaatagtttaaatacactaataaaggaccaatcgattatttaactataaagaagatggactatactagagcaactgaagtggctaatgacactaacttagatgttggaactacccaacataagcttgtttctccacaagTCTGCCGTACGTGCTCAATTCGACAACATCGTCTAGTTGGACAGAACGGcagattgaaatattatgtatatataaaccccggtaatcaatagtgaataattcattgatccaggtccaagagactAGAGAGATTAATGTNNNNNNNNNNNNNNNNNNNNNNNNNNNNNNNNNNNNNNNNNNNNNNNNNNNNNNNNNNNNNNNNNNNNNNNNNNNNNNNNNNNNNNNNNNNNNNNNNNNNNNNNNNNNNNNNNNNNNNNNNNNNNNNNNNNNNNNNNNNNNNNNNNNNNNNNNNNNNNNNNNNNNNNNNNNNNNNNNNNNNNNNNNNNNNNNNNNNNNNNACTATAttagaatagtttaaattaatacactaataaagGACCAATACgatatttaactataaagaagatggactatactagagcaactgaagtggctaatgacactaacttagatgttggaactaaccaacataagcttgtttctccacagattgaaatattatgtatatataaaccccggtaatcaatagtaaataattcattgatccaggtccaagagactAGAGAGATTACTCTAATTATAGTGTTGGAAATGAGACTGGTCGTATAAGTgactatacgataccagatattacctctttaggagattattgttgcaaacctgaaacaatagtgcctgcaagaatgtaatagcagaattcctaatgcataaatagtactgtagaaccatcagcctgccgtacgtgttcaactcgacgacatcgtctcgttggacagaacggtggattgaaatattatgtatatataaaccccggtaatcaatagtaaataattcattgatcctGTGGAGtaacaagcttatgttgggtagttccaacatctaagttagtgtcattagccacttcagttgctctagtatagtccatcttctttatagttaaataatcgattgatcttttattagtgtaattaaactattctatatagagttagatgccctccttatatatgagttaatctgacagttgaatgaacatgcgcacgtgttcattcatcctcctaggctctttagtgctgtattgtacatctgtgtttatcacgtagccatttacattgtagtgagaaattttcacctaccacttgaaagattgttctagaccttctttccattagtaagtgatctattagttctggactcaaagtgtcataaacacttagttctgtcacatacactacaataattctgacagTAAACGGGGAAAGTAAtctcaaaataataattttagcataataaaaaatatgagCACATCTATTGATCAGATTGAgcattattaaatttttttaaaaataaagtattTATTGATCGGTCATTAAAAAGTCGTTATATATCATAAATTAATAGTAATtgtttgaaattattatggAGAAGGAATGGTAAAAAAGGACACCAATATATTCACCAAACCATTCTATAAAGGGAAGCTTCATGAATGTTTAATAAAACTGTTTTCCTAATTGATAAACATTTGAAAATAGATATAAATTTCATTCTCGTGTCGACTGCttcttctattttattCCTAAAGTATGATTTAATGGATTTCTGTGTTGGATGAAACCATCGAATCAGAATTATAAAGAGATTgttcatttattatattgaatgGCCTTCTACTTTTCTTAACATCTTTAAGTTGAGTGCTATTTGACCTTAGTAAAGAAAACGGAGGACTTTTCCTTTGGTTACGATGAAACATTAAGTTTGTGTAAGACTCAGACTTAATTTTAGCACTTTTAGGAGATTCGATTGGAATTGAACTGCTAGCATCTTGAATTGGATAAATTGGCGGCAATTCCATACCGATTGAAGTGATTTTCATTGCAGTATCGTACGTCGGTACCTTATTCATTTCTTGCGGTTTCCAATTAGAAGGCGGAGAAGCATCCAAGTCGACCATATCTGGTCTGATCAGTGACTTTGAACtctgaatattttgattgaTATCAACAGGTtgaacatttttaatattattaagaaAGTTACAGCTATAACTTGAGGAAAATGGATTAGTTGGAAGGAAGTTACTGCTAATATCCGTGGATGATTCGGCGTTTTTAATTAATGGAGATGCAACCTTTgtgttattatttgatcCCTGGATTAATTCGTCCAAACCTTCACTATTTATTTGAGATTTTCCAGTTTGCAAAAAGGCTGATGAAtagaaattattatcactTGGACGTTCTAGTTCAGTTTTTAAGAAATTCATATTCTGCAAATGCATAGGTGAGAAACTGTGTTCAAGCGTATGATTTGATAAAAACGAGGCTCCCCTAGATCTAGATATCGGAGAATGCATTCCTGAGGTCATTGGAGTATTTACGCCTGATGACTCTGGAGAATAGACTGGATCATACATATATCTCTCGTACTTTGGAGGAACCATCAATTCTGCTCTAGGCGTTAGATTACCGTTGCTCACTACCGAATGATCATCTATACCGGACATATCTGCGACATTGACTCCTGATGTTGCCCTACTGAATATCACAGCGCTTTCATTATCGTTAACCTTCTTATGTTTTTCATAGTATAAATTATCCAATCCGCTTGATGAATATGTGTTAAtcaatttatctttatGATCAGTTATCCAATCGGGTTCTGTACTTTTGACTGTAACAGCAATGAAAGGtgacaaaaatatttgcaCAGGTAAAGATGCACGTAATTGAGAAACATGGCAGTCTGGgttaatcaaataaataacaaattttaACTTATGACGAACTTTAATGTTTTTCATAACAGTGCAATCTTGACAACAGTTCAACAAGTTTGGAGGAATTTTCAAAGCAGATTGAACTTCCCATATATCTTGAAAATTCATATACTCAGTATCCAGATCATCAGAGCCATCACTAGCACTGTTTACCGAAGCAGCTATGTGGTTAAGAGGAtcttttaactttattCTGCATACTTCCCTTTCCTGGTTATGTATATTACCATAATGTCCACAATATTGGGAATTTTCTATAAGAACCACTTTCACTTGGCcaagttttaaatttttaagcAAAGGTACTATAGATATAGAAATAGGAATGGTAGACCCTATTGCCACTGTTTTTGTCGGGattgaaattgaatattCCACTTTTTCGGGCCAAGTATTGTCGACAGCTACTGTTTCTGATAATTCTGCTGTATCGGGTGAAACTGTTCTAATGACCCTTAAGTGTTTCTCCGTTATAATATCAGGATCATTTTTAGTTCTCTCTAATGTTGCTGTTAACTTGTATATCACATTCGCATTTGTTAAACTTTCAACACTTTCTGTCAAGGATCCTGGTAAAATAGCACTAAAGGGAAACTCATAATTTCCCTTCACTAAAGTGATATGCTTAGTGGCTGCGTCAGTTCTGTGTGAAGAGCCAATTGGATTGAATATATCAGTTGAACTATTTACACcttgtaatttatttctgGCGAAAGCGCTCACTAATGAGGTAGATGATTTAGCCTTTTGCCTCAATATACGCCTTTTATCAATAATCGGATCCGCTActgaattatcaaattgtAAATTACCCAAACATGAATCGATGTCAACATCATCCCAAGAGTGTTCAAAAATTCTCTTTTTAAACCTAGAGT
Coding sequences:
- the TPHA0O01170 gene encoding uncharacterized protein (Ty like retrotransposon), with the protein product MMKHDEFLNSIEAGDYLSKITKLEEEEKGLELNIEKLRTKIIDREGLLNNRTTAHTRTSINNTVTNGSNKEEGNQQTNLMNNGSLMFKTLNGKEVVINKNYLPLNIEFKLINIEDLPLWIKEFVKFLNYYNLDNLNELPESTIIDPVEDQFIKGQLKENIKCEDIYDFIFMENSSIEILNEVKRIFLRKLNFAKRQKLWKQVSITEKSNNLALQLNLLNKLVGIEEFIDTNKMEIFNLIINRINNQVLQRINAVPIDLSKITPTQYLGIIKKHAEDAFEFHEQIKQFYSSEREEAKSNSKNPETLRPIVKKVQRNPVQTKISTKKNQLKSAVDTVIDSGSGINFTNKKGLIFNYRKLTTIPEYSGVGSSSNLQIIGQGSLRVRMDNNGKYQYIPVYYCPDEDATVLSAIGLRKTLGFIITEDYKNLKNDSISIKIHNVANTTWIKSNDLLLSSKDNRTSEKLTKASSIRWIKPSTSLI
- the TPHA0O01180 gene encoding uncharacterized protein (Ty like retrotransposon), which produces MKQHDHIKDSMNKHYEQMQPGQSWSLDIRGPLGKNLAKVDNYLLLMVDNVSRFLLVSTHTNKNKETISLQIKNNIQYIEKQYDRIVKELIVDRGSEFTNDSLKTYVSEKGIKLMLTDTNDHASNARAERFIGIMNNDIRTLMHNSDLPWALWKYAALAAARIRNLFMTKKLNCSPMTTLSGKNEQIRFNSFLPFGAHAFVKNQTNNKLTNQGIPAITLCKDPNSFGYLFYLPQTRKVISTMSYILANSEVNGDFIDPNKVLSEIVPDNDDTNEVTSEDALEIEAEPSNADDITIIKGLKMTLSIKFRPIFKKTLSMVWIL
- the TPHA0O01190 gene encoding uncharacterized protein (Ty like retrotransposon), which encodes MTTKRFLTTLARRPPMRRSKNLHWNRTPTNTSDNHSVHEAHMSTLPKDTATATSHIDILPDSVAESEPVKNVSDQELLLINRFDNKNSDKFPSTEAMKQRRTKLFLKEFASITRRPLKSRKRELTTLDLEEFEAAEEQKKKIKLRSVQAVNKIRTLYFKTAITNNTDVRERKLFSEAFEKELQNLLKMQVFDTSISIPRNQVPANRIIPLQTIFTVKRDGTHKARIVCRGDKQTEATYSNYHTDLLQIDTLKLFLMIANNRKMWIQTLDINHAFLYADLREEIYVPLPHDRRFVTPLKKALYGLKQSPKEWNEHLKKFLNSIDLDDSRHTPGIFRNHDYSIMIAVYVDDCVIAAKSQELLDEFGSTLRNRFELKIIGKMNQGILRTDVLGMDLDYNIDEGKISLSLQSYIESIENDWLDKISHIKTTSIPHVSSYEHNIKNIDSMDTKTRSKKINELQKINGVINYIRSRCRYDIEFAANKLARSVNFPADNVFYMADKLMNYIFQTKSEKIVFTRETTDNPAITLLSDASLGTEHDMKSRMGIMLWYGENLYKVISRASSAVRNSSTEAELDAIYEGSKEAYYLKKILEEMNLQKDPTVISITDSKPSIQYLKNNYNSNRRDRFLDLKLAKLEERIRADDLLIYKIAGTDNIADVLTKPVSCEDFKKLRSSMQNKLTPKDILTITDPGEFHSPSSSISTIS
- the TPHA0O01200 gene encoding arrestin family protein (similar to Saccharomyces cerevisiae ROG3 (YFR022W) and ROD1 (YOR018W); ancestral locus Anc_1.358), whose product is MDIMRNYCRDPVLFDIRLNNLEEDVLVIKGSPDEAPSVLLAGTIVLSLSEPVQIKKLKIKLVGDINMKIFEEPTSKTNDNYSRFKKRIFEHSWDDVDIDSCLGNLQFDNSVADPIIDKRRILRQKAKSSTSLVSAFARNKLQGVNSSTDIFNPIGSSHRTDAATKHITLVKGNYEFPFSAILPGSLTESVESLTNANVIYKLTATLERTKNDPDIITEKHLRVIRTVSPDTAELSETVAVDNTWPEKVEYSISIPTKTVAIGSTIPISISIVPLLKNLKLGQVKVVLIENSQYCGHYGNIHNQEREVCRIKLKDPLNHIAASVNSASDGSDDLDTEYMNFQDIWEVQSALKIPPNLLNCCQDCTVMKNIKVRHKLKFVIYLINPDCHVSQLRASLPVQIFLSPFIAVTVKSTEPDWITDHKDKLINTYSSSGLDNLYYEKHKKVNDNESAVIFSRATSGVNVADMSGIDDHSVVSNGNLTPRAELMVPPKYERYMYDPVYSPESSGVNTPMTSGMHSPISRSRGASFLSNHTLEHSFSPMHLQNMNFLKTELERPSDNNFYSSAFLQTGKSQINSEGLDELIQGSNNNTKVASPLIKNAESSTDISSNFLPTNPFSSSYSCNFLNNIKNVQPVDINQNIQSSKSLIRPDMVDLDASPPSNWKPQEMNKVPTYDTAMKITSIGMELPPIYPIQDASSSIPIESPKSAKIKSESYTNLMFHRNQRKSPPFSLLRSNSTQLKDVKKSRRPFNIINEQSLYNSDSMVSSNTEIH